The following proteins are encoded in a genomic region of Sulfurimonas sp. HSL3-7:
- a CDS encoding aminodeoxychorismate/anthranilate synthase component II: MVLMIDNYDSFTYNIVQYCLELGADLKVIRNDELTVDEIAALKPDKIIISPGPATPNEAGVSLDVIERFKDEIPIFGICLGHQSIAQAFGGKVVRAKQMMHGKTSIVETKGSCPIFDKMPETFRATRYHSLTVEQENLPDVIEPTAYSTDDHEIMALQIKNRPIFGVQFHPESIMSEFGHEMIGNFLKI, encoded by the coding sequence ATGGTCTTGATGATCGACAATTATGACAGTTTTACCTACAACATTGTTCAGTACTGTCTGGAGTTGGGGGCTGATCTCAAAGTCATCCGTAATGATGAATTGACGGTTGATGAGATCGCAGCATTGAAGCCTGATAAGATTATCATCTCTCCCGGCCCGGCAACGCCAAACGAAGCAGGGGTCAGTCTTGATGTCATTGAACGTTTTAAAGATGAGATTCCTATCTTCGGTATCTGCCTGGGGCATCAAAGTATCGCTCAGGCATTCGGGGGAAAAGTCGTCAGGGCCAAGCAGATGATGCACGGCAAGACGTCGATTGTCGAGACAAAGGGAAGCTGCCCGATCTTCGACAAGATGCCGGAGACCTTCAGAGCAACAAGGTACCACTCTTTGACCGTTGAGCAAGAAAATCTTCCGGATGTGATCGAACCTACCGCTTATAGCACCGATGATCATGAGATCATGGCATTGCAGATCAAAAACCGACCTATTTTCGGGGTACAGTTCCACCCGGAATCGATCATGAGCGAATTCGGTCACGAAATGATAGGAAATTTCTTAAAAATATGA
- a CDS encoding ATP citrate lyase citrate-binding domain-containing protein, whose translation MAQRAIREYDGKAIFSKHWDKYFSGFHYGFKSVLVTSGKELLEKAEEHGFEWLKQEALVAKPDMLFGKRGKNDLVLFRTNKPGDVTLADAAKWIDEKMAVTTTLLSGQHGQLTHFVVEPFTPHSQEQEYYISATTVGEDDVLYMSAEGGMEVEEGWDEKVNEVAIPINMDDADMEHAVKANIPADIQAKDREAFASFAIQFFKFYRDMNFAYLEINPIVMLDNNEMAILDLVARLDDTAGFMMADAWGDIEYPTAFGMEDQSPEEKAVAEADSKSGASLKLTILNPMGRIWTMVAGGGASVVYADTIADLSGDVKELANYGEYSGGPTTGETKFYADTLIDLMTRHKDAKGRDKILIIGGAIANFTDVAKTFTGIIQSFEENVAKMKEHNVKIYVRRGGPNYEKGLKDIKEAADRLGLYIEVYGPETHVTDIVRMALEK comes from the coding sequence ATGGCTCAAAGAGCGATTCGTGAATACGACGGTAAAGCTATTTTCTCAAAACATTGGGATAAATACTTCAGCGGTTTTCATTACGGATTTAAATCTGTATTGGTGACTAGCGGCAAAGAACTACTGGAAAAAGCTGAAGAGCATGGTTTCGAGTGGTTAAAGCAAGAGGCATTGGTTGCTAAACCGGATATGCTTTTTGGTAAACGCGGTAAAAATGACCTGGTTCTTTTTAGAACGAATAAGCCGGGTGATGTGACATTGGCAGATGCTGCAAAGTGGATTGACGAGAAGATGGCGGTTACAACCACACTTCTTTCAGGTCAGCATGGCCAGTTGACACACTTTGTCGTAGAGCCATTCACGCCGCACTCTCAAGAACAAGAATATTATATTTCTGCAACTACTGTCGGCGAAGACGACGTTCTTTATATGTCTGCAGAAGGTGGCATGGAAGTTGAAGAGGGCTGGGACGAGAAAGTTAACGAAGTCGCTATCCCGATCAACATGGATGACGCTGATATGGAACATGCTGTCAAAGCAAACATTCCTGCAGACATCCAGGCTAAAGACAGAGAAGCATTCGCATCATTCGCGATCCAGTTTTTTAAATTCTACCGCGATATGAACTTTGCCTACCTTGAGATCAACCCGATCGTTATGCTTGACAATAATGAGATGGCGATCCTTGACCTTGTTGCACGTCTTGACGACACAGCGGGCTTCATGATGGCAGATGCATGGGGTGACATTGAATACCCGACAGCATTCGGTATGGAAGATCAGTCTCCTGAAGAAAAAGCGGTGGCAGAAGCGGACTCTAAATCAGGTGCTTCACTTAAACTGACTATCCTTAATCCGATGGGCCGTATCTGGACAATGGTTGCCGGTGGTGGTGCATCTGTTGTTTACGCTGATACGATCGCTGACCTTTCCGGTGATGTCAAAGAGCTTGCCAACTACGGTGAGTACTCAGGTGGACCGACTACGGGTGAGACTAAGTTCTACGCAGATACATTGATCGACCTTATGACTCGCCATAAAGATGCTAAAGGCCGTGATAAGATCCTTATCATCGGTGGTGCGATTGCGAACTTTACCGATGTTGCAAAAACATTTACAGGTATCATCCAGTCATTTGAAGAAAATGTAGCGAAGATGAAAGAGCATAACGTTAAGATTTATGTTCGTCGTGGTGGACCAAACTATGAAAAAGGTCTTAAAGATATTAAAGAGGCGGCAGACCGTCTTGGTCTTTATATTGAAGTATATGGTCCGGAAACACACGTAACTGATATCGTGCGTATGGCATTAGAGAAGTAG
- a CDS encoding type II secretion system protein, whose protein sequence is MKKSAFTMIELIIVIVVAGILAVAMMPKLDGDPLRDGANQVVRHIQYAQHLAMVNDVYNAGVDWEKAYWHISFRTDAEKCYIVASDNDLSGGISQTEAAYDPLSKQYLYSSTSCTENVLNNNDLFLNTKYDISTVSLSESCQGGNNYIAFDNFGRPLKTRNASDFITAPCTITLSNGERSAVITVEPETGYTRITAIDDL, encoded by the coding sequence TTGAAAAAATCTGCGTTTACTATGATCGAACTTATTATTGTGATTGTTGTGGCCGGTATACTGGCAGTCGCAATGATGCCAAAACTTGATGGCGATCCGCTTAGAGACGGAGCAAATCAAGTTGTGCGCCATATTCAATATGCACAGCACTTAGCGATGGTTAATGATGTGTATAATGCGGGCGTTGACTGGGAAAAAGCCTATTGGCATATCAGTTTTAGAACTGATGCTGAAAAATGCTATATCGTTGCAAGCGATAATGATCTAAGCGGTGGAATTTCGCAAACAGAGGCTGCTTATGACCCTTTATCAAAACAATATCTATACTCCAGTACTTCCTGTACAGAAAATGTGTTAAATAATAATGATCTATTTTTAAATACCAAATACGATATCAGCACAGTATCTTTATCTGAAAGTTGCCAAGGCGGTAATAATTACATAGCATTTGACAATTTTGGACGTCCGTTGAAAACCAGAAATGCATCCGATTTTATTACTGCGCCGTGTACAATCACATTGTCTAACGGTGAACGATCTGCTGTCATAACTGTTGAACCTGAAACAGGATACACCCGAATAACAGCTATAGACGATCTATAA
- a CDS encoding citrate/2-methylcitrate synthase, protein MAALFTKDTQAIFWNNNKSAIQRMLDYDYTIDRKTPSVAAIVAPTSSSKFEKFFYGPDEIMVPMFRSTTEAAAAFPNADVLLNFASFRTAYDVTMEAIAIKGQFKTIMVTAEGIPERLARGMNQAARDAGVTVIGPATVGGIAPGAFKIANVGGTIENIVNSKLHRAGSCGLVTRSGGLFNELSNIIAINADGIAEGVAIGGDRFVGSVFIDNLLRMESNPDVKYMILLGEVGGTEEYKVIEAVKNGQIKKPIIAWCIGTIAKHFSSGVQFGHAGASANADAETAAAKNAAMAEAGIHVPASFNDLPAKINEVYNDLKAKGVITDIAELELKVVPKVRRAKEFICTISDDTGEEATYAGYPISAVATPETGFGIGDVISLLWFKKRYPKWATDYIETVIKTVADHGPAVSGAHNAKVTARAGKDVISALVTGLLTIGPRFGGAIDDAARYFKYANDNGMSPAEFISYMKKEGKTISGIGHRIKSVRNPDLRVSGLKKFAAENFPATPLLDYALEVEKLTTSKKDNLILNVDGTIGILMVDMWRALGYSEEEIDGFIDAGALNAFFVVGRSIGFIGHILDEKRLGMPMYRHPTSDILYNVEKAEEL, encoded by the coding sequence ATGGCAGCATTATTTACTAAAGACACACAAGCGATTTTCTGGAATAACAACAAAAGTGCTATCCAGCGTATGCTTGATTACGACTATACAATTGATCGTAAGACGCCTTCTGTTGCGGCAATCGTTGCACCGACTTCAAGTAGCAAGTTTGAGAAATTCTTCTATGGTCCGGATGAGATCATGGTTCCGATGTTCAGAAGTACGACTGAAGCGGCAGCAGCATTCCCAAATGCTGATGTACTATTGAACTTTGCATCTTTCCGTACAGCATATGATGTAACGATGGAAGCGATCGCGATTAAAGGTCAGTTCAAAACGATCATGGTAACCGCAGAAGGTATCCCTGAACGTCTTGCACGTGGTATGAACCAAGCGGCTCGTGATGCCGGTGTAACTGTCATCGGGCCTGCAACGGTCGGTGGTATTGCTCCAGGTGCTTTCAAGATCGCTAATGTTGGTGGTACAATCGAAAATATCGTTAACTCTAAACTGCACCGTGCAGGTTCTTGTGGACTTGTTACACGTTCAGGCGGTCTGTTTAACGAACTCTCCAACATCATCGCCATCAATGCTGACGGTATCGCCGAGGGTGTTGCTATCGGTGGTGACCGTTTCGTAGGTTCTGTTTTCATTGACAACCTTCTACGTATGGAAAGCAATCCGGACGTTAAATACATGATCCTTCTTGGTGAAGTCGGTGGTACTGAAGAGTACAAAGTGATCGAGGCAGTTAAAAACGGTCAGATCAAAAAGCCGATCATCGCATGGTGTATCGGTACGATTGCTAAGCACTTCAGCTCAGGTGTACAGTTCGGTCACGCAGGTGCATCTGCTAATGCTGACGCTGAGACGGCTGCAGCTAAAAATGCTGCAATGGCTGAAGCAGGTATTCACGTACCGGCATCATTCAATGACCTTCCTGCTAAGATCAATGAAGTGTACAATGACCTTAAAGCCAAAGGTGTCATTACTGATATCGCTGAGCTGGAACTAAAAGTCGTTCCTAAAGTTCGTCGTGCTAAAGAGTTCATCTGTACGATCTCTGATGACACTGGCGAAGAAGCGACATATGCAGGTTATCCAATTTCTGCTGTTGCAACACCGGAAACCGGTTTCGGTATCGGTGATGTGATTTCACTTCTTTGGTTCAAAAAACGTTATCCGAAATGGGCAACAGATTACATCGAAACTGTTATCAAAACTGTTGCTGATCATGGTCCGGCCGTATCAGGTGCACATAATGCAAAAGTAACAGCACGTGCAGGTAAAGATGTTATCTCTGCATTGGTAACCGGTCTATTGACTATCGGTCCGCGTTTCGGTGGTGCGATTGACGATGCGGCACGTTATTTTAAATATGCAAACGACAACGGTATGAGTCCGGCTGAATTCATCTCTTATATGAAAAAAGAGGGTAAGACGATCTCTGGTATCGGTCACCGTATCAAATCGGTACGTAACCCGGACCTTCGTGTTTCAGGTCTTAAGAAGTTTGCTGCGGAAAACTTCCCGGCAACACCGCTTCTTGACTATGCACTTGAAGTAGAAAAATTGACAACATCTAAGAAAGACAACCTTATCCTAAACGTTGACGGTACTATCGGTATCTTGATGGTTGATATGTGGCGTGCTCTTGGATACTCTGAAGAAGAGATTGACGGTTTCATCGACGCGGGTGCACTGAATGCATTCTTCGTTGTCGGCCGCTCGATCGGTTTCATCGGTCACATCCTTGACGAAAAACGTCTCGGTATGCCAATGTACCGTCACCCGACATCTGACATTCTTTACAATGTCGAAAAAGCAGAAGAGCTCTAA
- a CDS encoding type II secretion system protein, producing the protein MYKSSFTMIELIIVIITTGILAITIIPRLERAPLVEATEQVLRHIRYTQQLALVNDIYNTTEAKWYKAMWRISFRSNNCYVVSSNTDLDMNYDRDESTTDPLTKTLLYSNTDCILEPGDDSKMLLFEKYGIDRIEFSRTCGNNRFIAFDYMGRPHKTLTSANDFIISECLITLHAGLRKAVISILPETGYVKVLSFE; encoded by the coding sequence ATGTACAAAAGTTCATTTACTATGATAGAGTTAATTATTGTGATAATAACGACTGGTATTCTTGCTATAACGATAATTCCGCGTCTGGAAAGAGCCCCTTTAGTAGAAGCGACAGAACAAGTGTTAAGACATATCCGCTATACTCAACAATTGGCACTGGTCAATGATATATACAACACGACAGAGGCTAAGTGGTATAAAGCGATGTGGCGTATAAGTTTTAGAAGTAATAACTGTTATGTTGTCTCCAGCAATACTGACCTAGATATGAATTACGATAGAGATGAATCTACTACAGATCCTTTAACAAAAACATTGCTTTACTCAAATACCGACTGCATACTGGAACCAGGCGATGACAGTAAAATGCTATTATTTGAGAAATACGGGATTGACAGAATTGAATTTAGCAGAACATGCGGTAATAACAGATTTATAGCATTTGACTATATGGGGCGACCACACAAGACTTTGACCAGTGCGAACGACTTTATCATATCGGAATGTCTCATTACATTACATGCCGGCTTGAGAAAGGCGGTCATATCTATCTTACCGGAAACAGGTTACGTTAAAGTACTATCCTTTGAATGA
- the mqnE gene encoding aminofutalosine synthase MqnE: MNTVEKIKAGQRIDFDEALSLYEMDLFELGALANEKRQQMHDKKTYFNINRHINPTNICKDVCKFCAYSASRKNPKPYTLKHEEIMAIVDDIASRGIKEVHIVSAHNPDTGLDWYTTVFSKIKAKYPKLHIKALTAAEIHFLSEEYNKSYDEIIDIMIENGVDSLPGGGAEIFDEEVRDYICKGKVNSRQWLEIHEKWHSRGRKSNVTMLFGHVEERRHRIDHMMRIRDLQDRTGGFNCFIPLVYQSENNFLNIKEFMTAHEILKTMAISRLVLDNVPNLKAYWVTSTVNLALLSQEFGANDLDGTIEKESINSAAGAASANGVELQEFIDQIKDTGFIPVERDSLYNELKVW, translated from the coding sequence ATGAATACAGTAGAGAAGATAAAAGCCGGTCAACGTATCGATTTTGACGAGGCGCTTAGTCTCTATGAGATGGATCTTTTTGAACTTGGGGCCCTGGCGAACGAGAAACGTCAGCAGATGCATGACAAAAAGACCTATTTCAATATCAACCGCCACATCAACCCGACGAACATCTGCAAGGATGTCTGTAAGTTCTGCGCCTATTCGGCGAGCCGGAAAAATCCCAAGCCCTACACCCTGAAGCATGAAGAGATCATGGCGATTGTCGACGATATCGCGTCACGCGGCATCAAAGAGGTGCACATCGTCTCGGCACATAACCCGGACACCGGACTGGACTGGTACACGACCGTCTTCTCCAAGATCAAGGCCAAATACCCGAAGCTGCACATCAAAGCTCTGACGGCGGCAGAGATCCACTTTCTCTCTGAAGAGTACAACAAGAGCTACGACGAGATCATCGACATCATGATCGAAAACGGGGTCGATTCGCTTCCGGGCGGGGGTGCCGAGATCTTCGACGAAGAGGTGCGCGACTACATCTGCAAGGGGAAGGTTAACTCCCGGCAGTGGCTCGAGATCCACGAGAAGTGGCACAGCCGGGGGCGCAAGTCGAACGTGACGATGCTCTTCGGCCATGTCGAAGAACGCCGCCACCGCATCGACCATATGATGCGCATCCGTGACCTTCAGGACAGGACGGGCGGCTTCAACTGCTTCATCCCGCTGGTCTACCAGAGCGAGAACAACTTTCTGAACATCAAAGAGTTCATGACGGCGCACGAGATCCTCAAGACGATGGCGATCAGCCGTCTGGTACTCGACAACGTGCCCAACCTTAAAGCTTACTGGGTCACCTCTACGGTCAATCTTGCGCTCCTTTCACAGGAGTTCGGTGCCAACGATCTCGACGGTACGATCGAAAAAGAGTCGATCAACTCGGCCGCAGGCGCCGCCAGTGCCAACGGGGTCGAGCTTCAGGAGTTCATTGACCAGATTAAAGACACCGGATTTATTCCCGTAGAGAGGGATAGCCTCTACAACGAATTGAAGGTGTGGTAA
- a CDS encoding diguanylate cyclase: protein MKIKMTMIFFVLVWITLVSASFLWNYSSAKQEQERIALESARSFFDQIVITRIWNSRHGGVYVPVTEKTQPNPYLEKAMREIDANETLTLTKVNPAFMTRQLAEIALEQKRVQFHITSLKPIRPQNRPSSREEKFLKEFETGIKEKGEFIKEGEKNSYFYMAPLLTYKSCLQCHANKGYKEGDIRGGISVTLPFVMKIPFLSLLVGHVTIGLLGLLGIVITGGRLKKIYEIMNKQAVLDALTGVPNRRSFTESLLKEYKRCQREHLPLSIIMCDVDKFKEYNDTYGHMSGDLCLIKVAQMVQASLNRPSDFVARYGGEEFVVLLPTTSLEGAMHIAETIRSNIEKMAIPHKNSSPLEVVTLSLGVATSEGTSDVSYEQLVTYADMALYKAKDEGRNRVISFREVI, encoded by the coding sequence ATGAAAATTAAAATGACCATGATATTTTTTGTTCTGGTATGGATAACATTAGTCTCTGCCTCTTTTCTATGGAACTACAGTAGTGCAAAACAGGAACAGGAAAGAATAGCGCTTGAGTCCGCGAGAAGTTTTTTTGATCAGATTGTCATAACCCGTATCTGGAACTCCCGCCACGGCGGTGTCTATGTCCCTGTAACCGAAAAAACACAGCCTAACCCATATCTTGAGAAAGCGATGCGGGAAATTGATGCCAATGAAACATTGACACTGACTAAGGTGAACCCGGCTTTTATGACCCGCCAGCTTGCTGAAATTGCCCTGGAACAAAAAAGGGTGCAGTTTCACATCACCAGTCTAAAGCCTATCCGCCCCCAAAACAGGCCGTCTTCAAGAGAAGAAAAATTTTTAAAAGAATTTGAGACGGGTATAAAAGAGAAGGGGGAGTTTATAAAAGAGGGAGAAAAAAACTCCTATTTTTATATGGCACCTCTGCTGACGTACAAATCGTGTCTGCAGTGTCACGCTAATAAAGGCTATAAAGAAGGCGATATAAGGGGCGGTATCAGTGTGACATTGCCGTTCGTCATGAAAATACCTTTTCTTTCTCTATTGGTGGGGCATGTTACGATAGGGCTGTTGGGGCTGTTGGGTATTGTTATTACCGGCGGGAGATTAAAAAAAATCTATGAAATAATGAACAAGCAGGCTGTCTTGGATGCGTTGACAGGTGTCCCGAATCGCCGAAGTTTTACAGAAAGTCTGTTAAAAGAGTATAAGCGCTGCCAGAGAGAGCATCTACCTCTGTCGATCATCATGTGCGATGTCGACAAGTTTAAAGAATATAATGATACTTACGGGCATATGAGCGGGGATCTATGTCTGATAAAAGTTGCACAAATGGTACAGGCATCTCTTAACAGGCCAAGTGATTTTGTAGCACGGTATGGCGGTGAAGAGTTTGTTGTTCTTTTGCCGACCACATCGCTTGAAGGTGCAATGCACATTGCCGAAACGATACGCTCAAACATAGAAAAAATGGCAATACCGCATAAGAACTCATCCCCTTTAGAGGTTGTGACGTTGAGCCTCGGTGTCGCAACATCAGAGGGGACGTCCGATGTTTCCTATGAACAGTTGGTGACCTATGCCGATATGGCGTTGTACAAGGCAAAAGATGAGGGACGCAATCGCGTTATCTCTTTCCGCGAAGTTATATGA
- a CDS encoding glycosyltransferase, which produces MKISVIIPAYNRVATLARAIDSVLQQSYSADEIIVVDDGSSDATSEVAKMYDEVSLLRQKNMGVSSARNNGVMMASNDWIAFLDSDDTWHPEKLRQQVAYHQKNKNCKVSYTDEVWIRDEKEVAIPKKFQKPEKATFETCLSYCNIAPSSVLMQKKLFDSLGGFDESLEVCEDYDLWLRILKEEEIALVDQKLVNKYGGADDQLSMKHWGMDRFRVKALEKHLDTAFDSLVREELLHKYALLAEGARKYQKEDDVFLYEARIEQLKAGF; this is translated from the coding sequence ATGAAGATCTCAGTCATTATTCCTGCCTATAACCGTGTCGCCACTCTGGCACGTGCCATCGACTCCGTTTTGCAACAGTCCTACAGTGCTGACGAGATTATCGTCGTCGATGACGGTTCCAGCGATGCGACCAGTGAAGTGGCGAAGATGTATGATGAGGTGAGCCTTCTTCGTCAGAAAAACATGGGCGTCTCTTCGGCACGCAACAACGGTGTGATGATGGCTTCAAACGATTGGATCGCTTTTTTGGACTCCGATGATACGTGGCATCCTGAAAAGCTTCGGCAACAGGTGGCATACCACCAAAAGAACAAGAACTGCAAAGTGAGTTATACCGATGAGGTGTGGATACGCGATGAGAAAGAGGTCGCCATCCCCAAAAAGTTCCAAAAGCCCGAGAAAGCAACTTTTGAAACGTGTCTCAGCTACTGCAATATTGCCCCTTCATCGGTATTGATGCAAAAAAAACTCTTTGACTCTTTGGGCGGCTTCGACGAGTCGTTAGAAGTCTGTGAAGATTATGACCTTTGGCTGCGTATTCTGAAAGAGGAAGAGATCGCCCTGGTCGACCAAAAGCTTGTCAACAAATACGGCGGCGCCGATGATCAGCTTTCGATGAAACACTGGGGGATGGACCGTTTTCGCGTGAAAGCGCTTGAAAAACATCTTGATACGGCGTTCGATAGCCTGGTGAGAGAAGAGCTTCTTCATAAATATGCGCTTCTGGCAGAGGGAGCCAGAAAGTATCAAAAAGAGGATGATGTTTTTCTTTATGAGGCCAGGATCGAACAGTTGAAGGCCGGGTTCTAA
- a CDS encoding HD domain-containing protein yields the protein MNIQIAIEDLIDKNAKDFEISKLFKNYISEYKASLPELFESSQGKDFLVKHTKTLDKIITLMYKTVLRRMFGNYLPMRSSIPIAIIALGSYGREQLCVHSDIDLMIVYETCDGYKTDAIIEKLLYLAWDAGLKLGHRVHEIRDIEKAAAEDITIRTAFMEARLIIGSPFTWSASQNAFTNIRHTDPKGYILAKIEEAHERRKKYPSSMQPNIKESVGGLRDSQLLFWIAATIYGVTSQKELIGTVFTDEEYREYRIALELLFRVRSALHLVSNKQQDQLVMQYMPRIAKMLGFKDERKMVSRLLEAMWRIDNFSQIFIKKIIRPYLYNEHDIAAYRKQRIGSGLYLINDRLFSVYSAKNDNIVPLLEFLSKLEDKPWRFDPSLLGRFTYATVPYPLGKKGLTLLRKLFERQHSYSFLQLFFEAGILHQLIPAFRKVLHLPQFDGYHHYPVDLHSIECIKALENIAEPFIADLFTSLTLQERTLLKVITLLHDTGKGRKQDHSDVGAKLVVSFTKKLGFSQEEQALASLLVKHHILMTTVAYRENLNSEKTLYKFMSKIQTEKNLRLLYVLTYADVNGVGPDTWTSFSANLLRELYDASMEIAQQNERISDAAKRLAVEKRIKNRESFKALPRTVQKKVLSIESNLFFFKHSPDEIIRIANEARNVKRYHYLLNIEGDGLKIQIIRRVPLNLTYLLGKFAYLDVASMEVFTLFDDLKFFKIDFLHLPDADSLQHIEEIIDNAFDMSKKLTLEQPRIKPEEITIDCEHSKAYAQMNINTTNQRGLLAYIMHAFDELDINITAAKVHSTKTRVRDYFLIEKQNQMCDNVPKLISILTKGNN from the coding sequence ATGAACATTCAAATCGCTATCGAAGACCTTATTGATAAAAATGCAAAAGATTTTGAGATCTCAAAGCTTTTTAAAAACTATATCTCCGAGTACAAGGCTTCTCTGCCCGAACTGTTCGAAAGTTCACAGGGCAAGGACTTTCTGGTCAAACACACCAAAACACTCGACAAGATCATCACCTTGATGTACAAGACCGTACTGCGCCGCATGTTCGGCAACTACCTGCCGATGCGTTCCTCCATACCGATCGCCATTATCGCACTCGGCAGTTACGGGCGCGAGCAGCTCTGCGTCCACAGCGATATCGATCTGATGATCGTCTATGAGACATGCGACGGCTACAAGACCGATGCGATCATCGAGAAGCTCCTCTATCTGGCCTGGGATGCCGGGCTTAAACTCGGGCACCGCGTGCATGAGATCAGAGACATTGAAAAGGCGGCAGCGGAAGATATCACGATCCGGACCGCTTTTATGGAGGCGAGACTTATCATCGGCTCGCCGTTCACCTGGAGTGCTTCACAAAATGCCTTTACCAACATCCGCCATACCGACCCAAAAGGGTATATTCTGGCCAAGATCGAGGAGGCCCACGAACGGCGCAAAAAGTACCCCTCTTCCATGCAGCCCAACATCAAAGAGAGTGTCGGCGGACTGCGTGATTCGCAGCTTCTTTTCTGGATCGCCGCGACGATCTACGGCGTCACATCGCAAAAAGAGCTTATCGGCACAGTCTTTACCGATGAGGAGTACAGAGAGTACCGCATCGCACTCGAACTTCTCTTCCGTGTCCGTTCTGCGCTGCACCTTGTCAGCAACAAGCAGCAGGACCAGCTTGTCATGCAGTATATGCCGCGCATTGCAAAGATGCTCGGGTTTAAGGATGAACGCAAAATGGTCTCACGCCTTTTGGAGGCAATGTGGCGCATCGACAATTTTTCGCAGATCTTCATCAAAAAGATCATCCGGCCCTACCTCTATAACGAACATGATATCGCTGCCTATCGCAAACAGCGCATCGGCAGCGGTCTCTACCTGATCAATGACCGCCTCTTCAGCGTCTACTCCGCCAAAAACGACAACATCGTCCCGCTTCTCGAGTTCCTAAGCAAACTTGAGGACAAGCCCTGGCGGTTTGACCCGAGTCTGCTGGGACGGTTCACCTATGCCACTGTCCCCTATCCTCTGGGCAAGAAAGGGCTTACCCTTTTGCGTAAACTCTTTGAACGCCAACACAGCTACTCCTTCCTTCAACTCTTTTTTGAGGCAGGAATATTGCACCAGCTCATCCCTGCTTTTAGAAAAGTGCTCCATCTTCCGCAATTCGACGGTTATCACCACTACCCGGTCGACCTGCACTCCATCGAGTGCATCAAAGCGCTCGAAAACATAGCGGAGCCCTTTATCGCCGACCTCTTTACGAGCCTGACGCTGCAGGAGAGAACACTGCTCAAGGTCATCACGCTGCTTCACGATACCGGCAAAGGGAGAAAACAGGACCACAGCGACGTCGGTGCCAAACTGGTCGTCTCTTTTACCAAGAAGCTGGGCTTTTCACAGGAAGAACAGGCCTTGGCTTCTCTTCTGGTAAAGCACCATATTCTGATGACCACTGTCGCTTACAGAGAGAACCTTAACAGCGAGAAGACACTCTACAAGTTCATGTCCAAGATACAGACAGAAAAAAACCTCAGGCTGCTCTATGTTCTGACCTATGCGGATGTCAACGGTGTCGGCCCTGATACCTGGACCAGTTTTTCAGCCAATCTTCTTCGAGAGCTTTACGATGCCTCAATGGAGATTGCACAGCAGAACGAACGTATCAGTGATGCCGCCAAACGTCTTGCCGTTGAAAAACGCATCAAAAACCGTGAAAGCTTTAAAGCGCTGCCGCGTACCGTACAGAAAAAAGTACTCTCCATCGAGTCGAACCTCTTCTTTTTCAAACACTCTCCGGATGAGATCATCCGCATTGCCAATGAAGCAAGGAACGTCAAACGGTACCACTATCTATTGAACATCGAAGGCGACGGACTGAAAATCCAGATTATCCGCCGTGTCCCGCTGAACCTGACCTATCTGCTTGGAAAATTCGCCTATCTCGATGTGGCCTCTATGGAAGTTTTCACACTCTTTGACGATCTCAAGTTCTTCAAGATCGACTTCCTGCATCTTCCGGACGCTGACAGTCTGCAGCATATCGAAGAGATCATCGATAACGCCTTTGATATGAGCAAAAAGCTCACGCTGGAGCAGCCCCGCATCAAGCCCGAAGAGATCACGATCGATTGCGAGCACTCCAAGGCTTATGCCCAGATGAATATCAACACCACCAACCAGCGCGGTCTTCTTGCCTACATCATGCACGCCTTTGACGAGTTAGACATCAATATTACGGCGGCAAAGGTGCACAGTACCAAAACCCGCGTGCGCGACTACTTTTTAATCGAGAAACAAAACCAAATGTGCGATAATGTGCCGAAATTAATTTCTATACTCACCAAAGGCAACAATTAA